One segment of Panicum virgatum strain AP13 chromosome 3K, P.virgatum_v5, whole genome shotgun sequence DNA contains the following:
- the LOC120698439 gene encoding uncharacterized protein LOC120698439 isoform X2: MRVGTAHALRAAGGARAPAAARTLSDRKGILPSFQHKRPLRVTWRHYDSRSITGSPTLSLSSWFGIPGNFKLLRNSVGYICSMPLLVDALHTLSELCRIFDDQCCNLVCSWQAHALKAGNNAGIKRCFSITASCCAYSVLYLILSVVDV, translated from the exons ATGCGTGTGGGTACTGCACATGCACTGCGAGCGGCAGGGGGGGCACGGGCACCAGCCGCAGCACGCACTCTTTCTG ACCGAAAGGGGATACTGCCTTCTTTTCAGCACAAACGGCCACTTAGAGTCACTTGGCGACATTATGATTCGAG GAGCATCACCGGCAGCCCGACTTTGAGCCTAAGCTCATGGTTTGGTATTCCAGGGAACTTCAAGTTGTTGAGAAATTCAGTTGGGTACATATGCTCCATGCCGCTGCTTGTAGATGCTTTGCACACGCTGTCTGAGCTATG TAGGATCTTTGATGACCAATGCTGCAACCTCGTCTGCTCCTGGCAAGCC CATGCTTTGAAGGCCGGAAACAATGCTGGGATCAAGAGGTGTTTTTCCATCACCGCATCTTGTTGCGCTTATTCTGTTTTGTACCTCATTCTCAGTGTCGTAGATGTATAG
- the LOC120698439 gene encoding uncharacterized protein LOC120698439 isoform X4, whose translation MRVGTAHALRAAGGARAPAAARTLSADRKGILPSFQHKRPLRVTWRHYDSRSITGSPTLSLSSWFGIPGNFKLLRNSVGYICSMPLLVDALHTLSELCRIFDDQCCNLVCSWQAVEEFQCGDSSGHACGRHMVHDLCLFLYPQFLLWM comes from the exons ATGCGTGTGGGTACTGCACATGCACTGCGAGCGGCAGGGGGGGCACGGGCACCAGCCGCAGCACGCACTCTTTCTG CAGACCGAAAGGGGATACTGCCTTCTTTTCAGCACAAACGGCCACTTAGAGTCACTTGGCGACATTATGATTCGAG GAGCATCACCGGCAGCCCGACTTTGAGCCTAAGCTCATGGTTTGGTATTCCAGGGAACTTCAAGTTGTTGAGAAATTCAGTTGGGTACATATGCTCCATGCCGCTGCTTGTAGATGCTTTGCACACGCTGTCTGAGCTATG TAGGATCTTTGATGACCAATGCTGCAACCTCGTCTGCTCCTGGCAAGCC GTAGAAGAGTTCCAATGTGGTGATAGTTCTGGCCATGCATGCGGAAGACATATGGTCCATGACCTTTGTTTATTTCTTTATCCACAATTCCTCCTGTGGATGTGA
- the LOC120698439 gene encoding uncharacterized protein LOC120698439 isoform X1, producing MRVGTAHALRAAGGARAPAAARTLSADRKGILPSFQHKRPLRVTWRHYDSRSITGSPTLSLSSWFGIPGNFKLLRNSVGYICSMPLLVDALHTLSELCRIFDDQCCNLVCSWQAHALKAGNNAGIKRCFSITASCCAYSVLYLILSVVDV from the exons ATGCGTGTGGGTACTGCACATGCACTGCGAGCGGCAGGGGGGGCACGGGCACCAGCCGCAGCACGCACTCTTTCTG CAGACCGAAAGGGGATACTGCCTTCTTTTCAGCACAAACGGCCACTTAGAGTCACTTGGCGACATTATGATTCGAG GAGCATCACCGGCAGCCCGACTTTGAGCCTAAGCTCATGGTTTGGTATTCCAGGGAACTTCAAGTTGTTGAGAAATTCAGTTGGGTACATATGCTCCATGCCGCTGCTTGTAGATGCTTTGCACACGCTGTCTGAGCTATG TAGGATCTTTGATGACCAATGCTGCAACCTCGTCTGCTCCTGGCAAGCC CATGCTTTGAAGGCCGGAAACAATGCTGGGATCAAGAGGTGTTTTTCCATCACCGCATCTTGTTGCGCTTATTCTGTTTTGTACCTCATTCTCAGTGTCGTAGATGTATAG
- the LOC120698439 gene encoding uncharacterized protein LOC120698439 isoform X16, with amino-acid sequence MHCERQGGHGHQPQHALFLQTERGYCLLFSTNGHLESLGDIMIRGNFKLLRNSVGYICSMPLLVDALHTLSELWHQDLKRSGHVPIYFDCWD; translated from the exons ATGCACTGCGAGCGGCAGGGGGGGCACGGGCACCAGCCGCAGCACGCACTCTTTCTG CAGACCGAAAGGGGATACTGCCTTCTTTTCAGCACAAACGGCCACTTAGAGTCACTTGGCGACATTATGATTCGAG GGAACTTCAAGTTGTTGAGAAATTCAGTTGGGTACATATGCTCCATGCCGCTGCTTGTAGATGCTTTGCACACGCTGTCTGAGCTATG GCATCAAGATTTAAAAAGAAGTGGACATGTACCAATTTATTTTGATTGCTGGGATTGA
- the LOC120698439 gene encoding uncharacterized protein LOC120698439 isoform X17, protein MHCERQGGHGHQPQHALFLTERGYCLLFSTNGHLESLGDIMIRGNFKLLRNSVGYICSMPLLVDALHTLSELWQLHPSVGTVFQV, encoded by the exons ATGCACTGCGAGCGGCAGGGGGGGCACGGGCACCAGCCGCAGCACGCACTCTTTCTG ACCGAAAGGGGATACTGCCTTCTTTTCAGCACAAACGGCCACTTAGAGTCACTTGGCGACATTATGATTCGAG GGAACTTCAAGTTGTTGAGAAATTCAGTTGGGTACATATGCTCCATGCCGCTGCTTGTAGATGCTTTGCACACGCTGTCTGAGCTATG GCAACTCCATCCTTCTGTTGGTACGGTATTTCAAGTGTGA
- the LOC120698439 gene encoding uncharacterized protein LOC120698439 isoform X10: MRVGTAHALRAAGGARAPAAARTLSADRKGILPSFQHKRPLRVTWRHYDSRSITGSPTLSLSSWFGIPGNFKLLRNSVGYICSMPLLVDALHTLSELWIFDDQCCNLVCSWQAASRFKKKWTCTNLF, encoded by the exons ATGCGTGTGGGTACTGCACATGCACTGCGAGCGGCAGGGGGGGCACGGGCACCAGCCGCAGCACGCACTCTTTCTG CAGACCGAAAGGGGATACTGCCTTCTTTTCAGCACAAACGGCCACTTAGAGTCACTTGGCGACATTATGATTCGAG GAGCATCACCGGCAGCCCGACTTTGAGCCTAAGCTCATGGTTTGGTATTCCAGGGAACTTCAAGTTGTTGAGAAATTCAGTTGGGTACATATGCTCCATGCCGCTGCTTGTAGATGCTTTGCACACGCTGTCTGAGCTATG GATCTTTGATGACCAATGCTGCAACCTCGTCTGCTCCTGGCAAGCC GCATCAAGATTTAAAAAGAAGTGGACATGTACCAATTTATTTTGA
- the LOC120698439 gene encoding uncharacterized protein LOC120698439 isoform X13, with amino-acid sequence MHCERQGGHGHQPQHALFLQTERGYCLLFSTNGHLESLGDIMIRGNFKLLRNSVGYICSMPLLVDALHTLSELWIFDDQCCNLVCSWQAHALKAGNNAGIKRCFSITASCCAYSVLYLILSVVDV; translated from the exons ATGCACTGCGAGCGGCAGGGGGGGCACGGGCACCAGCCGCAGCACGCACTCTTTCTG CAGACCGAAAGGGGATACTGCCTTCTTTTCAGCACAAACGGCCACTTAGAGTCACTTGGCGACATTATGATTCGAG GGAACTTCAAGTTGTTGAGAAATTCAGTTGGGTACATATGCTCCATGCCGCTGCTTGTAGATGCTTTGCACACGCTGTCTGAGCTATG GATCTTTGATGACCAATGCTGCAACCTCGTCTGCTCCTGGCAAGCC CATGCTTTGAAGGCCGGAAACAATGCTGGGATCAAGAGGTGTTTTTCCATCACCGCATCTTGTTGCGCTTATTCTGTTTTGTACCTCATTCTCAGTGTCGTAGATGTATAG
- the LOC120698439 gene encoding uncharacterized protein LOC120698439 isoform X5 has protein sequence MRVGTAHALRAAGGARAPAAARTLSADRKGILPSFQHKRPLRVTWRHYDSRSITGSPTLSLSSWFGIPGNFKLLRNSVGYICSMPLLVDALHTLSELWIFDDQCCNLVCSWQAVEEFQCGDSSGHACGRHMVHDLCLFLYPQFLLWM, from the exons ATGCGTGTGGGTACTGCACATGCACTGCGAGCGGCAGGGGGGGCACGGGCACCAGCCGCAGCACGCACTCTTTCTG CAGACCGAAAGGGGATACTGCCTTCTTTTCAGCACAAACGGCCACTTAGAGTCACTTGGCGACATTATGATTCGAG GAGCATCACCGGCAGCCCGACTTTGAGCCTAAGCTCATGGTTTGGTATTCCAGGGAACTTCAAGTTGTTGAGAAATTCAGTTGGGTACATATGCTCCATGCCGCTGCTTGTAGATGCTTTGCACACGCTGTCTGAGCTATG GATCTTTGATGACCAATGCTGCAACCTCGTCTGCTCCTGGCAAGCC GTAGAAGAGTTCCAATGTGGTGATAGTTCTGGCCATGCATGCGGAAGACATATGGTCCATGACCTTTGTTTATTTCTTTATCCACAATTCCTCCTGTGGATGTGA
- the LOC120698439 gene encoding uncharacterized protein LOC120698439 isoform X11: MHCERQGGHGHQPQHALFLQTERGYCLLFSTNGHLESLGDIMIRGNFKLLRNSVGYICSMPLLVDALHTLSELCRIFDDQCCNLVCSWQAHALKAGNNAGIKRCFSITASCCAYSVLYLILSVVDV; encoded by the exons ATGCACTGCGAGCGGCAGGGGGGGCACGGGCACCAGCCGCAGCACGCACTCTTTCTG CAGACCGAAAGGGGATACTGCCTTCTTTTCAGCACAAACGGCCACTTAGAGTCACTTGGCGACATTATGATTCGAG GGAACTTCAAGTTGTTGAGAAATTCAGTTGGGTACATATGCTCCATGCCGCTGCTTGTAGATGCTTTGCACACGCTGTCTGAGCTATG TAGGATCTTTGATGACCAATGCTGCAACCTCGTCTGCTCCTGGCAAGCC CATGCTTTGAAGGCCGGAAACAATGCTGGGATCAAGAGGTGTTTTTCCATCACCGCATCTTGTTGCGCTTATTCTGTTTTGTACCTCATTCTCAGTGTCGTAGATGTATAG
- the LOC120698437 gene encoding uncharacterized protein LOC120698437, which produces MSCNVCNKMCTKIANKYHCSKCNTCPEATTPRYWIWLQISDHTTSTTCNIFDDEAQRMLKTTITNMLDSLNGNYEEVPKSIQQLCGKTLIFRFKFSDHNLTEGKEYYLVKRTFELNDKLEMKHFDDQAEEHVTSVSPIMVANIEESEDSITPIRPGDHVSRIRYVSDTNTLGIRRGYVSIAYRRTGPQWALKLRFGYVSGAVSESRERSARARDPPPREGEGGWRCGAPEPSRARRPPSSSPVGEREPERGSGRRRPESREEEGARPSAAPNRGRRREQGRPAPPLHHEPRLRPAPRPHWPPREGDPARRGRRAAAPAVDQIRWPPAAPAAPAAV; this is translated from the exons ATGTCATGCAATGTTTGCAATAAAATGTGCACTAAAATAGCCAACAAATATCATTGCAGTAAGTGCAATACATGTCCTGAAGCGACAACTCCTAG ATATTGGATTTGGCTCCAAATTAGTGACCACACAACAAGCACTACCTGCAATATATTTGACGACGAAGCACAAAGAATGCTCAAGACAACAATCACTAACATGCTAGATTCACTTAATGGAAATTATGAAGAGGTTCCTAAGAGCATACAACAGCTTTGTGGAAAAACACTTATCTTTCGATTCAAGTTCAGTGACCATAACTTGACAGAAGGAAAGGAATACTATTTAGTTAAAAGAACATTTGAGCTAAATGATAAGCTTGAGATGAAACATTTTGATGATCAAGCTGAG GAACATGTCACAAGTGTTTCACCTATCATGGTTGCAAATATTGAAGAATCAGAGGACTCCATTACCCCGATACGTCCAGGAGACCACGTAtcccgtatccgatacgtatcggatacgaaTACGCTAGGGATACGCCGGGGATACGTATCCATCGCGTATCGGCGTACTGGGCCGCAGTGGGCCTTGAAACTCAGGTTTGGATACGTATCTGGTGCCGTATCGGAGAGCAGAGAGAGGAGCGCGCGAGCTcgagatccgccgccgcgggagggggagggaggatggAGGTGCGGGGCAccggagccgagccgagctcgccgcccgccgagctCATCGCCCGTCGGGGAGAGAGAGCCAGAGAggggctccggccgccgccgccccgaatcgagggaggaggagggagcaaggccgtccgccgccccaaatcgagggaggaggagggagcaggGCCGTCCCGCGCCTCCGCTACACCACGAACCGCGCCTCCGCCCCGCACCGCGGCCGCATTGGCCGCCGAGGGAGGGGGATCCAGCGCGACGAGGGAGGAGGGCTGCCGCGCCCGCCGTCGACCAGATTCGGTGGCCGCCCGCCGCACCTGCCGCGCCTGCCGCCGTCTAG
- the LOC120698439 gene encoding uncharacterized protein LOC120698439 isoform X14 yields the protein MRVGTAHALRAAGGARAPAAARTLSADRKGILPSFQHKRPLRVTWRHYDSRSITGSPTLSLSSWFGIPGNFKLLRNSVGYICSMPLLVDALHTLSELCRIFDDQCCNLVCSWQADIVFI from the exons ATGCGTGTGGGTACTGCACATGCACTGCGAGCGGCAGGGGGGGCACGGGCACCAGCCGCAGCACGCACTCTTTCTG CAGACCGAAAGGGGATACTGCCTTCTTTTCAGCACAAACGGCCACTTAGAGTCACTTGGCGACATTATGATTCGAG GAGCATCACCGGCAGCCCGACTTTGAGCCTAAGCTCATGGTTTGGTATTCCAGGGAACTTCAAGTTGTTGAGAAATTCAGTTGGGTACATATGCTCCATGCCGCTGCTTGTAGATGCTTTGCACACGCTGTCTGAGCTATG TAGGATCTTTGATGACCAATGCTGCAACCTCGTCTGCTCCTGGCAAGCC GACATTGTTTTCATCTAG
- the LOC120698439 gene encoding uncharacterized protein LOC120698439 isoform X3, whose amino-acid sequence MRVGTAHALRAAGGARAPAAARTLSADRKGILPSFQHKRPLRVTWRHYDSRSITGSPTLSLSSWFGIPGNFKLLRNSVGYICSMPLLVDALHTLSELWIFDDQCCNLVCSWQAHALKAGNNAGIKRCFSITASCCAYSVLYLILSVVDV is encoded by the exons ATGCGTGTGGGTACTGCACATGCACTGCGAGCGGCAGGGGGGGCACGGGCACCAGCCGCAGCACGCACTCTTTCTG CAGACCGAAAGGGGATACTGCCTTCTTTTCAGCACAAACGGCCACTTAGAGTCACTTGGCGACATTATGATTCGAG GAGCATCACCGGCAGCCCGACTTTGAGCCTAAGCTCATGGTTTGGTATTCCAGGGAACTTCAAGTTGTTGAGAAATTCAGTTGGGTACATATGCTCCATGCCGCTGCTTGTAGATGCTTTGCACACGCTGTCTGAGCTATG GATCTTTGATGACCAATGCTGCAACCTCGTCTGCTCCTGGCAAGCC CATGCTTTGAAGGCCGGAAACAATGCTGGGATCAAGAGGTGTTTTTCCATCACCGCATCTTGTTGCGCTTATTCTGTTTTGTACCTCATTCTCAGTGTCGTAGATGTATAG
- the LOC120698439 gene encoding uncharacterized protein LOC120698439 isoform X12, translating to MHCERQGGHGHQPQHALFLTERGYCLLFSTNGHLESLGDIMIRGNFKLLRNSVGYICSMPLLVDALHTLSELCRIFDDQCCNLVCSWQAHALKAGNNAGIKRCFSITASCCAYSVLYLILSVVDV from the exons ATGCACTGCGAGCGGCAGGGGGGGCACGGGCACCAGCCGCAGCACGCACTCTTTCTG ACCGAAAGGGGATACTGCCTTCTTTTCAGCACAAACGGCCACTTAGAGTCACTTGGCGACATTATGATTCGAG GGAACTTCAAGTTGTTGAGAAATTCAGTTGGGTACATATGCTCCATGCCGCTGCTTGTAGATGCTTTGCACACGCTGTCTGAGCTATG TAGGATCTTTGATGACCAATGCTGCAACCTCGTCTGCTCCTGGCAAGCC CATGCTTTGAAGGCCGGAAACAATGCTGGGATCAAGAGGTGTTTTTCCATCACCGCATCTTGTTGCGCTTATTCTGTTTTGTACCTCATTCTCAGTGTCGTAGATGTATAG
- the LOC120698439 gene encoding uncharacterized protein LOC120698439 isoform X15, with the protein MRVGTAHALRAAGGARAPAAARTLSADRKGILPSFQHKRPLRVTWRHYDSRSITGSPTLSLSSWFGIPGNFKLLRNSVGYICSMPLLVDALHTLSELWHQDLKRSGHVPIYFDCWD; encoded by the exons ATGCGTGTGGGTACTGCACATGCACTGCGAGCGGCAGGGGGGGCACGGGCACCAGCCGCAGCACGCACTCTTTCTG CAGACCGAAAGGGGATACTGCCTTCTTTTCAGCACAAACGGCCACTTAGAGTCACTTGGCGACATTATGATTCGAG GAGCATCACCGGCAGCCCGACTTTGAGCCTAAGCTCATGGTTTGGTATTCCAGGGAACTTCAAGTTGTTGAGAAATTCAGTTGGGTACATATGCTCCATGCCGCTGCTTGTAGATGCTTTGCACACGCTGTCTGAGCTATG GCATCAAGATTTAAAAAGAAGTGGACATGTACCAATTTATTTTGATTGCTGGGATTGA
- the LOC120698439 gene encoding uncharacterized protein LOC120698439 isoform X9, which translates to MRVGTAHALRAAGGARAPAAARTLSADRKGILPSFQHKRPLRVTWRHYDSRSITGSPTLSLSSWFGIPGNFKLLRNSVGYICSMPLLVDALHTLSELCRIFDDQCCNLVCSWQAHALKAGNNAGIKR; encoded by the exons ATGCGTGTGGGTACTGCACATGCACTGCGAGCGGCAGGGGGGGCACGGGCACCAGCCGCAGCACGCACTCTTTCTG CAGACCGAAAGGGGATACTGCCTTCTTTTCAGCACAAACGGCCACTTAGAGTCACTTGGCGACATTATGATTCGAG GAGCATCACCGGCAGCCCGACTTTGAGCCTAAGCTCATGGTTTGGTATTCCAGGGAACTTCAAGTTGTTGAGAAATTCAGTTGGGTACATATGCTCCATGCCGCTGCTTGTAGATGCTTTGCACACGCTGTCTGAGCTATG TAGGATCTTTGATGACCAATGCTGCAACCTCGTCTGCTCCTGGCAAGCC CATGCTTTGAAGGCCGGAAACAATGCTGGGATCAAGAG GTAG
- the LOC120698439 gene encoding uncharacterized protein LOC120698439 isoform X7, whose product MRVGTAHALRAAGGARAPAAARTLSADRKGILPSFQHKRPLRVTWRHYDSRSITGSPTLSLSSWFGIPGNFKLLRNSVGYICSMPLLVDALHTLSELWIFDDQCCNLVCSWQAHALKAGNNAGIKRHQDLKRSGHVPIYFDCWD is encoded by the exons ATGCGTGTGGGTACTGCACATGCACTGCGAGCGGCAGGGGGGGCACGGGCACCAGCCGCAGCACGCACTCTTTCTG CAGACCGAAAGGGGATACTGCCTTCTTTTCAGCACAAACGGCCACTTAGAGTCACTTGGCGACATTATGATTCGAG GAGCATCACCGGCAGCCCGACTTTGAGCCTAAGCTCATGGTTTGGTATTCCAGGGAACTTCAAGTTGTTGAGAAATTCAGTTGGGTACATATGCTCCATGCCGCTGCTTGTAGATGCTTTGCACACGCTGTCTGAGCTATG GATCTTTGATGACCAATGCTGCAACCTCGTCTGCTCCTGGCAAGCC CATGCTTTGAAGGCCGGAAACAATGCTGGGATCAAGAG GCATCAAGATTTAAAAAGAAGTGGACATGTACCAATTTATTTTGATTGCTGGGATTGA
- the LOC120698439 gene encoding uncharacterized protein LOC120698439 isoform X8: MRVGTAHALRAAGGARAPAAARTLSADRKGILPSFQHKRPLRVTWRHYDSRSITGSPTLSLSSWFGIPGNFKLLRNSVGYICSMPLLVDALHTLSELCRIFDDQCCNLVCSWQAASRFKKKWTCTNLF; this comes from the exons ATGCGTGTGGGTACTGCACATGCACTGCGAGCGGCAGGGGGGGCACGGGCACCAGCCGCAGCACGCACTCTTTCTG CAGACCGAAAGGGGATACTGCCTTCTTTTCAGCACAAACGGCCACTTAGAGTCACTTGGCGACATTATGATTCGAG GAGCATCACCGGCAGCCCGACTTTGAGCCTAAGCTCATGGTTTGGTATTCCAGGGAACTTCAAGTTGTTGAGAAATTCAGTTGGGTACATATGCTCCATGCCGCTGCTTGTAGATGCTTTGCACACGCTGTCTGAGCTATG TAGGATCTTTGATGACCAATGCTGCAACCTCGTCTGCTCCTGGCAAGCC GCATCAAGATTTAAAAAGAAGTGGACATGTACCAATTTATTTTGA
- the LOC120698439 gene encoding uncharacterized protein LOC120698439 isoform X6 has protein sequence MRVGTAHALRAAGGARAPAAARTLSADRKGILPSFQHKRPLRVTWRHYDSRSITGSPTLSLSSWFGIPGNFKLLRNSVGYICSMPLLVDALHTLSELCRIFDDQCCNLVCSWQAHALKAGNNAGIKRHQDLKRSGHVPIYFDCWD, from the exons ATGCGTGTGGGTACTGCACATGCACTGCGAGCGGCAGGGGGGGCACGGGCACCAGCCGCAGCACGCACTCTTTCTG CAGACCGAAAGGGGATACTGCCTTCTTTTCAGCACAAACGGCCACTTAGAGTCACTTGGCGACATTATGATTCGAG GAGCATCACCGGCAGCCCGACTTTGAGCCTAAGCTCATGGTTTGGTATTCCAGGGAACTTCAAGTTGTTGAGAAATTCAGTTGGGTACATATGCTCCATGCCGCTGCTTGTAGATGCTTTGCACACGCTGTCTGAGCTATG TAGGATCTTTGATGACCAATGCTGCAACCTCGTCTGCTCCTGGCAAGCC CATGCTTTGAAGGCCGGAAACAATGCTGGGATCAAGAG GCATCAAGATTTAAAAAGAAGTGGACATGTACCAATTTATTTTGATTGCTGGGATTGA